Part of the Ferviditalea candida genome, TTCAACGGCGGGCAATGCCGCGCTCATCATCGCTTTATCGCCGATTGCCACGACCTTGCTTTCCCGTCTTTTTCTTAAAGAAGCGCTCACCTGGATGAGAGTTGCGGGTGCTCTGGTTGCCTTTTTTGGGGTAGGGGGGATTGTGCTTTACGGCGGGGCGGCATTCGGCATTTCCAAGGGCGATGTGTATTTATTTCTTTCGATGCTGGGAATGTCGATCGGTTTGTTATTTGTTCGTAAGCTGACGGTTGCCATGTCCTCGTATGAGGTCACCATTTATTCGACCCTGATCGGGACGATGCTGATGATGCCCACAGCTGCGTGGGAGGCCTCCCGCGGGCAGTTTCATGCAAGTCATCACGCATTGACTTGGCTGCTGCTGATCACTGTGGCTGTCATCGGTCAAGGGTTGGCGGGCTTTTGGTGGAATCAAGGCATTGCCGTCGTTGGGCCGTCCACGAGCTCCATGTTCATGAATATACCGCCGTTTATTGCGGTTCTTGTAGGCTTCTTGGTATTGGGCGACCCGATTCACCTCGCGCAAATCGCCGGCGGTTTTTTGATCCTCATTGGAGTTGCCGTTTCCAATATGAAGCGCTCAAATTTCAGAGGGATCAATAATCAGTCTATTTGAAACGGACATTGATGAAGCGCCTTTTTCGGGAAAAGAGGGATCTCATGATACAAGAAACCATTCGTGTGCTGAATAAACATAATATGATCAACGCTTTGACCGCATTCATGTTTACGACGACAGGGCCGCTGGCGATTATGCTGAGCGTCGGGACACAAGGCGGGCTTAACGGATCGGATATCTCCTCATGGATTTTTGCCGGTTATGCCTTGGGCGGAGTGATCTCCGTTCTATTCAGTTATCTGTATAAAATGCCGATTACCTTTGCCTGGACCATACCTGGAGCCATGCTACTCTTGTATTCGCTGGATCATCTCCGATTCCGGGAGGTTGTCGGGGCTTACATCGCCTCCGGAGTTTTGATAACGGTGCTGGGCTTGACGGGCTGGATGAAGGTGCTGATGGACAAACTGCCCTTTCCGATCGTGATGGGGATGATCGGCGGCCTGTTTTTGCCCTACGGATTGAAAATTATTTATGCGTTCCAGGAGGCGTTCTGGAATTCCCTCGCCGTCCTGGGCGCCTATATTTTGCTGTCTATGTTTCCGCGGTGGGCCGCATTGATCCCCCCGGTTTTCGGGGCGTTGGTCGCCGGATTCGTGATGTCCTTGATCACGGGAAACTTTCATCTCCGGCAGCTGCCCGCCAGCCCGTTCGTTCATCCGAACCTGTACCTGCCCGTATTTTCCTGGCAAGCGATGCTGGAGCTGGTCATTCCGTTGACCATTACCGTCATCGGCATTCAGAATGCGCAGGGGTTCGCGGTATTGAAGATGAACGGCTATGAGCCTCCGGTGAATGCCTCGACGACCGTATGCGGGGTCGGGTTCGTATTCTTCGGGCTCTTCGGCTCCGTGCCGGCATGCGTCACCGGACCGGTCAATGCGATCCTCAACAACAGCGGCACGAAAGAAACCCGTTACGCTGGAGGCATTCTGTTCGGCCTTTTGTCCTTCCTGTTCGGTGTTTTCTCACCGGTTGTCGTCGCTTTAACCTCCGCTCTGCCCGCCGCTTTTATCGGCATGCTGGGCGGCTTGGCGCTGATTCAGGTATTGCGCAGCTCGATGGTGGAGGCTTTTTCTTCCCGTCTCAGTTTGGGCGCTTTGACAACTTTCATGGTGACCGTTTCCAATGTCGCGATCTTTCATATCGGCTCGGCTTTTTGGGGACTTCTGTTCGGTCTGGGCGTTTCCCGGTTGTTTGAGCGGGATGGACTGAAGATTTAATTCCGCAGCTGGTTTCCCGCGACTTAATAAATGATCCTGCAACAGATCAAGAGGTCTGCTGAAGGGTCATCTTGCTTTGCGGGATGCAGTGAGAATTATCACTGAAACATCGTTAATTTTTTCTTATAATTCAAATTGACACAAAGTATTCCCTATCTTAAAATACCTAGTAGGGTATTTTTAATAAAGGAGGAACAACAATGTCCAATCATTACAAGGTCGTCATTGTCGGAGCAGGTACTGCTGGAATCAGCGTAGCCGCACGCTTGGTGAGAGAGTCGAAAGCGCTTAAAAATGAAATTGCCATTATTGATCCTGCGCAAAAACACTACTATCAGCCGCTTTGGACGCTGGTCGGAGCGGGAGTGGCCAAAAAGGAACAGACTGAAAGAGACACGGAATCTTTAATACCGGAAGGCGTGGAATGGATTCAGGAATCCGTCACCCAGTTTGATCCGGAAAACAATGTAGTAAAAACCGCAGCCGGCAGCGAGATTTCTTACGATTATTTAGTGGTGGCTGCAGGCATCCAAGTCAATTGGGATGGCGTCAAAGGCCTTAAAGAAGCGATTGGCCATGACGGGGTTGTAAGCAATTATTCGTATGATTATACCGATAAAACCTGGGAGGCGCTGCGCAATTTTAAAGGCGGCAATGCCATCTTCACTCAGCCGAGCACTCCGATTAAATGCGGCGGGGCTCCGCAAAAAATCATGTATTTGGCCGACGATCATTTCAGCAGATCGGGCGTTCGCGGGAAATCCGAGGTACATTTCTACTCTGCTGCCGGCAATATTTTTGCGGTGGATAAGTATGCGAAAACTCTGAATGAGGTCATTAAACGCAAAAAAATTCAAACCCATTATCAACGGGATCTTATTGAAATTCGTCCGGACAAAAAAGAAGCCGTTTTCAAAATCATGGGCACCAATGATACTGAGACCGTCAATTATGAGATGATTCACGTAACGCCACCTATGGGACCGCTTGATTTCATCAAAAATAGTCCGATCGCCGATCAAGCCGGATGGGTGGATGTCGATGCCAAAACACTGCAGCATAAGCGCTACAGCAATATTTTTGCAATCGGCGATGCCTCGAACCTTCCGACGTCCAAAACAGGCGCCGCCATTCGCAAGCAAGCCCCGGTTTTGGTGCAAAATCTGCTTTCCGACATGAAGGGCAATCCGTTAACCGCCGAATATGACGGATATACCTCCTGTCCGCTGGTGACAGGTTACGGCCGCCTTGTACTCGCAGAATTTGATTACGCGAAAAATCCGCAGGAATCATTTCCGTTTGATCAATCTAAAGAAAGATACAGCATGTATGTTCTGAAAAAGGACTTTTTGCCGGTCATCTATTGGGATGGCATGCTGAAAGGCTTAATGTAAGCGGCTTTGAATTTCAAAAGGAAGGGAGTCGAAATAACAGTGAATACCGCAACGAGGGAATTCGAATGGCTGGATAAGCTGTCTGAGCCGGAAATTCAGGAATCGCTGACAGAGCTGATCGGGAAATTGCCGAAAATTAAAGAAGCCATGACTGCTGTTGAAAATGGTGTGGATTTTCTCCGCGAAGCCTCTCAGGACCCATTGGTCGGTGAACAGTGGGATCGCCTGACAAGCGCACTGAACGTGAATGAAGATACGCTGAAAAACCTGGTTGCGCTGCTTGATAAATTGCCGTTTCTTGTGAGAATGGCGAATTTGTTGGAGCAAAGCGTCGGGTTTGTCGAAGCGGTCATGAATGATAAGCAATCCGTAAACGATCTTACAGAGGGACTTAAAGACAATGCCCGGGTCATTACGGATCAAGTGCAAAAAGGATACTCCTTATTGCGGGATGTGCAAGCACGGGCGGTAAGCAATCAACAGCAGCAAATCTCTATATTTACCGTGTTGAAATGGATGAGGGAACCGTCCGTACAAAATATTCTGCGTTACGCTCAAGCTTTTATTCAGGTTCTTAACGAAAATAATCGGAAAGCCTAATTACTTAGGGCTCGCGATGAAATTAGCGGAAGTTATTTCATTGCGAGCCCTCAATCTTCAAAGGACTCCTTAGATATTGAAAAAAACTGTACTTTTGCAGTTTTGAAAGCTTGCTGCACCGCAAGTCAAATGAGCAAGCGCAAGCTCCGCTTATTCCTCGAACGGCCAGGAGGGCAGCATGCTTCGCAGCGGTTTGTCCTGCCGGTATCCAAGCGCGTATTCGGCCTGCATGATGGTGTGAATTTGACTGGTTCCCTCATAAATCACAGGCGCTTTGGCATTGCGCAGATACCTTTCCACCGGATATTCGTTGGAAAAGCCGTAGGCGCCGTGAATTTGCACCGCATCGTTGGCCGATTGAAAGGCAACGTCAGTGGCATACCATTTGGCCAGCGAGGTTTCCTTCGTGCTCCGCTTGCCTTCGTTTTTTAGGCTGCCTGCCTTATATACGAGCAATCTGGAGGTTTCCAGTCCGAGCACCATCTTGGCGATCATTTGCTGTACGAGCTGATGCTTGCCGATTTCCTTGCCAAAGGTTTTTCTTTCATGACAGTAGCGCAGGCTCGCTTCAAGAGAGGCCATCGTGGTGCCGCAAGCGCCCGCAGCCACGGTGAAGCGTCCGCTGTCCAGCGCAGACATGGCGATTTTGAAGCCTTCGCCTTCCTCGCCGAGAAGGTTTTCCTTGGGAACTCTCACATCCTCCAGAAACATCTCTCCGGTATTGCCGGCGCGAATGCCCAGCTTTCCTTTGATCGCTCTCGTTTGCACTCCGGGCATGGTCCTTTCCACGATAAATGCGGAGATGCCCTTATGCTTTTTCTCCGGATCGGTATAGGCAAAAACCAGAAAGTGATCGGCCACATCGCAAAGCGAAATCCAAGTTTTTTGCCCGTTCAGGATGTAATCGACGCCGTCTTTTCTCGCGGTGGATTTCATGGCGGCCACATCGGAGCCCGCATCCGGTTCCGTCAGCCCGAAAGCGCCGATCTTTTCTCCTTTAGCCTGGGGCACCAGAAACTTTTGCTTTTGTTCTTCCGTTCCCCACTGTAGCAGCGTCATGCTGTTTAATCCGGTATGCACGGAAACGGCCGTGCGAAAAGCCGTATCCCCCCGTTCCAGCTCCTCGCAAACAATGGCTAGGGTATTGTAATCCATGCCGCTGCCGCCATAGCGTTCCGGAATGCACACGCCCATCAAATCAAGCTCGGCGAGCCGGTCCAGGATGCCGGTCTCGAAATGCTGTTTTTCGTCCCACTCTTTGATATAGGGCATGATCTCCTTGTCGACAAAGCTTCTTACCATCTTTTGCACCATTTCTTGTTCCTCGGTCAGATGAAAATTCATCATTGCAATGCCTCCCATTGATTTATTAGTTTAGATATCCCCGTTGCTTCGCATGGCTTCGATTTCTTCCTCGGCATACCCCAACTCGGACAATACCTCCCGTGTATGTTCGCTGTACAAGGGGGGATGCCTTCTCATCGATACGGGGGTTTTGGATAATTTCAACGGACTGCCCGCCATGCGAATGCTTCCCGCCGTCGGGTGCTCCATTTCGAACAGCATCTCTCTCGCCGCTGTTTGCGGATCGTCAAAGAGGCTTTTCATGTCGTTGATCGGACCGTTTGGAACGTCGGCGATCCGGAGGATGCGGCTCCATTCCTCAGCGGTCTTTTGCTTTAGGCGTTCGGAAATGATGCGCACCAACTCGTTTTTGTTATGGAGGCGGTCCGCATTCGTTCGGAATTTTTCATTATTGGACAGCTCCGGCATGCCGATCGCTTCGGCAAACCGGACGAACTGCCTGTCGTTCCCGACAGCGACGACCATATCACGATCCTGGGCAGTGAATACCTGGTACGGGACGATGTTGGGATGCTGGTTTCCCAAACGTTGGGGAATTTCCCCGGTCATCAAATAATTGCTGGCCGTATTGATAAGTGAGGAAACGGCTGAATCGAATAAGGCCATGTCCAGGTGTTGGCCTTCGCCGGATTGATTTCTTTCCTGCAATGCGGCCAAAATGCCGATGGCCGTGTACAAGCCGGTCATTATGTCGACAATGGCTACGCCAACCTTCAGAGGTCCGGAGCGTTCATCTCCCGTAATGCTCATCAAGCCGCCCATAGCCTGGATAATGTAATCATAGCCCGGGAGATCCTTGTATGGTCCGTTCGACCCGAAGCCGGTGATCGAAGCGAGGATAATCCGGGGATTAAGCCGCTTCATGGCTTCATAACCCAATCCGAATCTCTCCAACGTGCCGGTTTTGAAATTTTCGATCACGATATCCGATTGCACAATGAGCTTCTCGATGACTTCCTTGCCGCAGGGGCTTTTTAAATTGACGCTAATTGCCCGTTTATTCCGGTTCGTGCACAAGTAATAAGCGCTTTCATTATTCTTGAAAGGCGGCCCCCAGAATCTCGTATCATCCTTGGTTTGAGTGCCCTCCACCTTGATGACTTCCGCCCCGAGATCGCCTAAAATCATGGAGCAAAAGGGCCCGGAAAGGACTCTTGATAATTCGAGAACACGAATACCATCCAACGCGCCCGCCATTTCATCATCCCCTTTGAAAATAAAATAAGCCAACCAAACGAGAAGAACGGAATTCTCATTTGACCGGCTGTTGATCTGCGTTCGTCTTCCGGCTAAGGAGATCGGACAAATCTACACAGTCAATATAGGGCTTTATTAAATTTAATGATAGCAGTGTCTGTTAATTAATGTCAATACCTGAATGGGACTTAGCCGGAAGTTTATGCGTTTAATTAATAGAATGAAGTAAAATGACATCTTAATGTTATATAATATTACTTATGCAGGATGTACAGTCTTACTGAGGGGAGGGGTTTCCATGGTCGGTATAGAGACCCTGATCAACTTGATCCATAAGCCCGTTCACCAAGAAAGAGCGGAATCCATCCTGGCTCAATCGGATGCTTTAATATTATGAATGTCTCCATACAGGTAAACGGTGAATTTGCGACAACTGTCATGGAGCTTTCCTGCAGATTGGATGTCGAGACAGGCAAGTTGGTGCAAGAGGTACGGGAGATCGATCATGTGCTTGCGGCAGAATTGAAATAATTCAATAGAATAGATAAGTTTCTGACTTTCACTGCCTCTTAAGCGGTCGCTCATTATTGAGTCGGCCCCGCCGGAGGTTTTTTTATATGTTATGCAAAAACCACTCGGTTTTCCCGCAAAAAAAAATTGTATTGACTTTTACTGCTATCCCTTCATAAAATGTATATATAGAGAACTAAATTCACTATTTATATAAAACATATCGCTTACATTTTGTTCCAGGGAAGCCAATCTTAGAAACGAGGTGCTGGAAGATGGCCGAAGCTCATGACTTCATGAAAAGCAAAGAAGTGCGGGACTTTAACGAGGAGATTGCCAAATACCACTTGGGCCCTTTGTGGAGTGCGATTCCTGATCTCATGCACAGGGAACCCGCCCCCCAAGCTGTGCCTTATTTGTGGAAGCGGGAGACCCTCCATGCCAAGCTGATGGATGCCCGCGAAATTTTCACGTCTGAACGCGGCGGGGAACGAAGAGCGATTTATTTGCAAAATCCCGGATTGACCTATCGTCAGCCTTGGGGATGCCGAACTGGGCTTGGCATGAGCACGCCGCTCTTGAGGATTCTTTCCTGTTCTCGGTAAGCGATATTCCGATTATGGAAAAGTTCGGGGTTCAGCGCGAGGAAAGCTTTGCACGAAATCAAGGCTATCAAGAAGTGAAGGATGAGTTTAAGCCGCTCATTCCATGATCCAACAATTACCGGGGGGAGATTCTAATATGACGAATGTAAAAAAAGCTCCGTTTGTAATCGTAGGCGGCGGCATTGGCGGTCTTGCGGCAGCTTTGGGTCTTGCGGAAACCGGACGCGAATCGTATGTTTTGGAACGGGCGCCCGAGTTTGGCGAAGTGGGTGCGGGTATTCAGCTGGCCCCCAATGGTACGGCTGTTTTGGAAAGACTGGGAGTCATGGATGAAATCCGCAAATTCGCGGTTTTTCCGAAACGTCTGGTTCTGATGGATGCGTTTACCGGAAAGGAATTAACCGCTCTTGATTTGGGAGAGGCCTTCCTCAAGCGGTATGGCCATCCTTACATTGTGCTGCATCGCGCCGATTTGCACAAAGTGCTTTATGAAGCTTGTGAAGCGAAGGGCGGCATTACCATGCTGACGAACAGTGAAGTGGAAAAGGTTGAGGATTTGGGGGATCGGGCTCAAGTTACTTTGACGGACGGAACTATTTATGAAACCGATGCAGTGATCGGGGCCGATGGGATTCATTCCAAAACGCGCAAATTGGTCAGCGATGATCATCCGGTTTGCTCGCAGTATGTGGCCTACCGCGGTACGATTCCGATGGAAGAGGTCGTCGAGACGGCGGGAACGGATCCGGACGATGTGATCATGTGGATCGGCCCCCACCTTCACCTTGTTCAATACCCGGTTCGCCGCGGAGAGCTGTACAATCAGGTCGTGGTATTCAAAAGCTTTAAATATAAATCGGGTGCGGATGACTGGAAAGCCAATGATTGGGGTACACCGGAAGAGATGGACGAACGTTTTGCAAATGCTTGCTCTTATGTACAGCGTGCCGTTTCCTTTATCTCCCGTCAATTCCGCTGGGCGATGTGGGACCGCACTCCGATCTCCAATTGGACAAACGGCCGCGTAACCTTGCTTGGCGACGCAGCGCATCCGATGTTGCAGTATATGGCCCAAGGCGGCATTGCAGCGTTGGAGGATGTCGCTCACTTAACGAATATGATCCATAAATATGGCGATGATTATGCTACTGCCTTCAAGGAATACCAAGCGGACAGGATTCCGCGCTCGGCGAGCGTTCAGACCAATGCCCGCCTATGGGGAGAGATCATCCACGCGGCTGATCCGATTGCAATTTTATTGCGCAACAGCATTTTCTCCCGGCGCGACAGTTTTGACGTCAGCCACGTAGATTGGCTCTATTCCAAACGTTATCCAGATTTGTCGCCGCTCAAGTCGAGCAGGTAAGCTGCAATTAAATAGCTGCGTAAAAAAGATCGTGAACCTGCTGCCGGTTTGGTCAGTTCGTTCACGATCTTTTCTTTTGTTTCGTGCAGCATTGCGACCATCACGGCCTTTACGGTATTTGGGAAAGGAACGCCAACTGAGTTACGGCTCAGCTGGCTTTTTTTCGAATTTCGATATTTTTTGATTGGGAAAGGAAGGAATTACAGGTCGATTTCTCGAAATTTTTGTCATATCAAAACTTTACCAAAAAAAGCTGGGGAAGGTACGTAAGATGAAATATAAAACAAGGCTGTACTTGGGATTTGGGTCGGTTGTATTGCTAATGACGGTTTTGCTGAGCGTTGCTATGAATATACTGAACGGCATGGACCGGGATATGAACGAAATCGTCAGCAACCGGTACGAGAAAGTGAAGCTGGCTACCGTGATTCGATATGAAAGCAATAATATGGGTACGGGTTTAATTAATTTATTAATAGAAAATAATCCTGACAGGATGGAGCAGAATATTGATTTCATTCAAAAATCAAGACATAATGCTGAGGCGGCGCTGGACACGCTGGCGGAGAGTGTTACCCAGGATCGTGCCAAGCAATTGATTACCGATTTAAAGCTGCTGAACAATACACATGCACAGGTCGAAAGACAAATCGTGGAATTGGCCAAAGCGGGCAAAAGAGCGGAGGCGTTGCAAAAATTCACTGATTCTCAGCAGATCCGATCCGATTTATATCAAACCATTGAAGAATTGAAGAGTTATCAAGAAAAACAGATGGACACCGCACTTCTTCAATCGAATGAATCCTATCATCAAGCTGCCAATATTTTTGTCGCTTTGGTGATTGCAGCCCTGCTGATCGGGGCGGGGATTACAATTTGGGTGATACAGAGCATCGTGGGCAATCTGAACAAGATTACATCTGTCATTGCGAGTACGGCTGATGGCCCGACTGATAAATTTCCCCGGGTGGAGCTTGTATCAGGAGATGAAATCGGGGAAATTGCCGCAGCCTTTAATAATATGGCACAGAAGCTGGAAGAACACGCCGAGCAGGAAAAACAATTTAACCACACGATTCAGGAACAAAGCTGGTTGAAAACAAAGCTTGCAGAGATTACGACCATGTACCAAGGGGTTCAGGATTTGCATACCTTGGCGCAATTATTTATTACGAGGGTAACGCCTCTGGTTGCTGCAGGCTACGGTGTTTTCTACATCAAACAGGGAGAGGGCGATCAGCGTCGCCTTTCCAAATTGGCGTCCTATGCAGACAATGGCCAGCAAGTCGGCACGGACGGATTTCGGTATGGAGAAGGTCTTGTCGGACAATGCGCGTCTGAGAACAGGATGATTCTGCTTCGGCATGTTCCCGAAAACTATATTCAAATCAGCTCCGGTCTCGGAACGGCAGCACCCAATGCGATATTGATTCTGCCGGTAGAATTTGAGAATGAGGTGCTGGCGGTGGTTGAATTCGCGTCGTTTGAATCCTTCAGCCCTTTGCACGAGGCACTTCTTCAACAGATTGTCGGCAATCTCGGAGTTACGATCAAAAGCATCGCCTACCACATGCGGGTGGAAAAATTGCTGCAGAAATCGCAAACCTTGACGGAAGAGCTTCAGAGTCAATCCGAGGAACTTCAATTACAGCAGGAAGAATTGAAAAGCATTAATGAAAAACTGGAAGAGCAAAATCAAAATTCCGAACTGAAAACCAGGGAATTGGAAAAAGTAAAGGTTGAGCTTGAAGAGAATGCTCGGCAGCTGGCATTAAGTTCACAATATAAATCTGAATTTCTTGCCAACATGTCCCATGAATTGCGAACGCCGCTCAACAGTCTGCTGATTTTGGCGCAAATGCTGTTCGAAAACACGGAAGGAAACCTCACACCCAAACAATTAGAGTATGTCAACACCATCTTCTCTTCCGGGAACGATCTGTTGAATTTGATCAACCATGTTTTGGATTTATCCAAAGTGGAAGCAGGAAAGATGGATATAAATCTGGAGGAAGTTGCACTTTCCGATGTAGCGGTGTTTGCAGAACGTCATTTCCTGCCCATTGCTGGTGAAAAAGGAATTCAATATGAGATTCGGCTGGATCCTGATCTCCCGGAAACATTTCGCACCGACGTGTACCGTTTGCAGCAAATCCTGATCAATTTGCTGTCAAATGCCTTTAAGTTTACCGACCGGGGACAAGTCCTTCTCCATATTCATAAAGCGGGCAACGAGATCTTGGCCGATCGGCATATCGGTCATATCAGCGAAAATTCAGAGGGAATAATTGCTTTTTCCGTTGCCGATACGGGGATAGGAATTCCCAAAGCGAAACAAAGCCTTATATTTGAAGCGTTCCAGCAAGCCGATGGAACAACCAGCAGAAAATATGGGGGTACAGGCTTGGGGCTGGCCATCTGCAGGGCAACCGCCGAACTGTTGGGCGGGTTTGTTGATCTTTATAGTATTGAAGGCAAGGGCAGCACCTTTACGCTTTATTTGCCGATTTCAATTTCCGGAGCGGAAACTGAAAGCCGAATCTCAGCTGCTGAGGCTGCAGCCGGGCTTCTTGAAGAGCTCCCGCCTCCCGCCGTGCATCCGGATCCGTTCAAAGGAAAAAAAATATTGGTTGTAGACGATGATATGCGCAATGTTTTCGCCTTGACTACCGCGTTGGAGCGTCATCATATGCAGGTTGTGTTTGCGGAAAACGGGAGGGAAGGAATTGAGACACTGATGAATCATCCGGATATCGATCTGATCCTGATGGATATCATGATGCCTGAACTGGATGGGTATGAGGCGATGCGCGCCATTCGCAAAATTCCCGAATATCGAAGCTTGCCGATCATCGCGCTGACGGCAAAGGCGATGAAGACAGACAGGGATAAATGCATTGATGCGGGGGCATCCGATTATATCAGCAAACCGATCAATTTGAACCAGCTGTTTTCACTTTTGCAAGTATGGTTGTATAAATAGGTGGGAACTCATATGTACGAACAACTGAACAATTTGTGGGAGAATACGCTGGAAGAATGCGGCGAGGTTGAAAAAATTGAGATCCAGCTTTTGCTGGAAGGCATTTTCCGGCGATACGGATTTGATTTTCGAGACTATTCCTTTTCCTTCATCAGGCGGAGAGTTTGGCATCGTATTCGGATCGAAAAGTTAATCGGCATATCCGATTTGCAGGCAAAGGTGCTGCATGACCCCCGACTTATGGAGAAATTATTTTCGGATTTTTCAATTCATGTTACTGAAATGTTTCGCGATCCGGGTTTTTTTCAAGCCTTTCGAAACAAGGTCGTTCCACTGTTGAGAGACCTTCCTTTTATCCGGATTTGGCATGCGGGATGCTCTACGGGTGAGGAGGTTTACTCCATGGCTATTCTTTTGCATGAGGAGGGACTATTCCATAAGACGAGTATCTATGCGACAGATATGAATGAAAACTTTTTGAAAAAGGCGGAAACGGGCGTTTTTCCTTTGGAACGGATGCAGGAATTTACCAAAAATTATCTTGCTGCGGGGGGCACTAGGAGTTTTTCCGAATACTATACGGTTAAACATGAGAGTGTTGTGTTTCATGCGTTTCTTAGGGAAAATACCGTTTTTGCCCAACACAATCTGGTGACGGATCGTTCATTTAATGAATTTCATGTCATCGTCTGCAGAAATGTAATGATTTATTTCAGTAAACCTTTGCAAAATCATGTTCACGCATTGTTGTACGATAGTCTCGGTTTGTCGGGGATTCTGGGGCTTGGGAATAAAGAAGCGATTGCCTTTACCTCCCGCTCCCACTGTTATGAAG contains:
- a CDS encoding response regulator produces the protein MKYKTRLYLGFGSVVLLMTVLLSVAMNILNGMDRDMNEIVSNRYEKVKLATVIRYESNNMGTGLINLLIENNPDRMEQNIDFIQKSRHNAEAALDTLAESVTQDRAKQLITDLKLLNNTHAQVERQIVELAKAGKRAEALQKFTDSQQIRSDLYQTIEELKSYQEKQMDTALLQSNESYHQAANIFVALVIAALLIGAGITIWVIQSIVGNLNKITSVIASTADGPTDKFPRVELVSGDEIGEIAAAFNNMAQKLEEHAEQEKQFNHTIQEQSWLKTKLAEITTMYQGVQDLHTLAQLFITRVTPLVAAGYGVFYIKQGEGDQRRLSKLASYADNGQQVGTDGFRYGEGLVGQCASENRMILLRHVPENYIQISSGLGTAAPNAILILPVEFENEVLAVVEFASFESFSPLHEALLQQIVGNLGVTIKSIAYHMRVEKLLQKSQTLTEELQSQSEELQLQQEELKSINEKLEEQNQNSELKTRELEKVKVELEENARQLALSSQYKSEFLANMSHELRTPLNSLLILAQMLFENTEGNLTPKQLEYVNTIFSSGNDLLNLINHVLDLSKVEAGKMDINLEEVALSDVAVFAERHFLPIAGEKGIQYEIRLDPDLPETFRTDVYRLQQILINLLSNAFKFTDRGQVLLHIHKAGNEILADRHIGHISENSEGIIAFSVADTGIGIPKAKQSLIFEAFQQADGTTSRKYGGTGLGLAICRATAELLGGFVDLYSIEGKGSTFTLYLPISISGAETESRISAAEAAAGLLEELPPPAVHPDPFKGKKILVVDDDMRNVFALTTALERHHMQVVFAENGREGIETLMNHPDIDLILMDIMMPELDGYEAMRAIRKIPEYRSLPIIALTAKAMKTDRDKCIDAGASDYISKPINLNQLFSLLQVWLYK
- a CDS encoding CheR family methyltransferase codes for the protein MYEQLNNLWENTLEECGEVEKIEIQLLLEGIFRRYGFDFRDYSFSFIRRRVWHRIRIEKLIGISDLQAKVLHDPRLMEKLFSDFSIHVTEMFRDPGFFQAFRNKVVPLLRDLPFIRIWHAGCSTGEEVYSMAILLHEEGLFHKTSIYATDMNENFLKKAETGVFPLERMQEFTKNYLAAGGTRSFSEYYTVKHESVVFHAFLRENTVFAQHNLVTDRSFNEFHVIVCRNVMIYFSKPLQNHVHALLYDSLGLSGILGLGNKEAIAFTSRSHCYEEIDSSERLYSKIK